From Erwinia sp. HDF1-3R, one genomic window encodes:
- a CDS encoding TIGR03747 family integrating conjugative element membrane protein: MAEVKRPPQQQTLPERKHGILYNLLWGWPWALVGVVLSSLLLSLLIEYIGIAFFWPEAGAAHSEAVMNTELGWLSTEFTRSLLLSEPSVTVVRWVSTAYQWAFVDSGFLDWVRQQYAHQMHSDNAVTREINSWSGWLAGYLREYLLATVWISIITLVRVTILVLSVPLFVLVVVVALVEGLGRRDLRRYGAGYESSFVYHHAKKLVKPAAVVPAMLYLSWPTAVYPNLLLLPAAVLLGIAVTVTTASFKKYL; encoded by the coding sequence ATGGCTGAGGTAAAACGTCCCCCACAGCAGCAGACGCTGCCGGAACGCAAGCACGGCATTCTGTATAACCTGCTCTGGGGCTGGCCGTGGGCCCTGGTGGGCGTGGTGCTGTCCTCGCTGCTGCTGAGCCTGCTGATTGAATATATCGGCATCGCCTTCTTCTGGCCGGAAGCCGGGGCGGCGCACAGTGAAGCGGTTATGAACACCGAGCTGGGGTGGCTGTCCACAGAGTTCACCCGCAGCCTGCTGCTGTCTGAGCCATCGGTGACGGTTGTGCGCTGGGTGAGCACTGCCTATCAGTGGGCCTTTGTGGACAGTGGCTTCCTGGACTGGGTCCGGCAGCAGTATGCGCACCAGATGCATAGTGACAATGCCGTCACCCGGGAAATCAACAGCTGGAGCGGCTGGCTTGCCGGCTACCTGCGTGAATACCTGCTGGCCACGGTATGGATAAGCATTATCACCCTGGTACGCGTCACCATCCTGGTGCTGTCCGTGCCGCTGTTTGTGCTGGTCGTAGTGGTGGCTCTGGTTGAGGGGCTGGGGCGGCGTGATCTGCGGCGTTACGGGGCGGGGTATGAAAGTTCTTTTGTCTATCACCATGCCAAGAAGCTGGTCAAACCGGCAGCTGTGGTGCCCGCCATGCTGTACCTTTCCTGGCCTACTGCAGTCTACCCCAATCTGCTGTTACTGCCGGCGGCTGTCCTGCTGGGTATAGCCGTTACCGTGACCACTGCCTCATTCAAGAAGTATCTTTAA